The Lysobacter gummosus sequence CTCAGGAGTGAGTCGAGGGGAGTGAGCACGAGAGAAAGCCGGGCCCGGCTCCGGCTTTTACTCACTCCTCACTCCTCTTAACTCGTTTCTAGCCCCCAGCCCCCGGTCCGCCGGCGGTTCTTTTGCGCCGCAGCGCGCCCTGGGCGACAATCGCCGCCCCGCGTGGGCCGTGCCGGCCCCGCCCCGATTCGCCCTGTGCGTGAGTCCCGATCCCGTGAGCTTTGATGAACTGCTGGCATTCGCCGGCCGCCACATGTACCTGTCGCTGGGCCTCGTCGGCCTGACCGTGGCACTGATCTACACCGAGGTCGCAAGCCTGTTCCGCGGCTACAAGGCCCTGCGCCCGGCCGAACTGACGGCGCTGATCAACCGCGACAACGCCCTGGTGATCGACCTGTCGGCCAGCGGCGAGTTCGAAAAAGGCCACATCGCCGGCAGCCGTTCGGTCCAGATCAGCCAGTTCGATCCGGAGAGCAAACTGCTGGCCAACGCCAAGCAACTGCCGGTGGTGGCGGTCTGCCGCACCGGCCAGGCCTCGGCCGATGCGGCCAAGCGCCTGAAGAAAGCCGGGTTCGAGCAGGTCTACTGGCTCGAAGGCGGCATCCAGGCCTGGCAGCAGGCCGAACTGCCGCTGGTGAAGGGCCGCAACTGAGTCCCATCCTGTCGCGCCGCCGCCATCGCCGGCCGGTAGCGTGACCGGGGCCGCCAATCTCGCGCCTTGCGCCGGCGCTTGGCGAAACTGACTCGGCGCCACGGCGCGTCAGGCAACACCGTTTTGTGCGGCGGTCCGTCCCGGCCCTTGATTGGGCGCCGGCCCGCCTCAATCCAGATCGTTCGCGGCCGATCCACGCTGCAAGCGCTGATGCCGGGCCGTTTGGTCCGGCCCAGCGCGAGCGGGCATAATCGGCCTTACTACCGAATTTCATTTTGCTGGGGGAGTTACCCGATGTCCGAAGAAAACGTCAACGGCGCCACCGCGCCGGCCGAAGCCGCAACCGGCCCCGCGTTCACCGTCGAAAAGATCTACGTCAAGGACGTCTCCTTCGAGGTACCCAACGCCCCGGCGGTGTTCGCCGAAGCCGCGCAGCCGCAGCTGCAGCTCAACCTGTCGCAGAACGTGCAGCGCGTGGGCGACAACGCGTATGAAGTCGTGCTCGGCGTGACCCTGACCTGCACCGCCAACGACAAGCCGATGTACCTGGCCGAAGTGAAGCAGGCCGGCGTGTTCGGCCTGATCGGCTTCGACGGCCAGACCCTGGACGCGATGCTCGGCACCCATTGCCCGAACGTGCTGTATCCCTACGCGCGCCAGCTGGTCAGCGACCTGATCCAGGCCGGCGGCTTCCCGCCGTTCTTCCTGCAGCCGATCAACTTCGATGCGCTCTATGCCGAAGGCCTGCGTCAGCGCGGCCAGAACGGCGAGAGCCTCGCCGACGCGGAAACCGCCGGCAACGCCTGAGCTTGAATCCAAGGGCCATACAGCGCGCATGAGTTCGCAGACCACGACCCCGTCCAAGCCGCGCATCGCGGTACTGGGCGCTGGTTCCTGGGGCACCGCGCTTGCGGCCCTGATCGCCCGCCACGGTCATCCGACCGTGCTGTGGGGCCGCGACGCCGACGGCGCCGCGGCCATCGATACCCGGCATGAAAACCCGCGTTATCTGCCGGGCATCGCCTTGCCCGAATCGTTGCGCGCGACCACCGACCTCGCCACCGCGTTGAAAGACGCCGACCTGGTGCTGGTGGTCGTGCCCTCGCACGCTTTCGCCCAGACCTTGCGCATGCTCGCGCCGTACCGGCCCGCGCATGCCGGCGTGGCCTGGGCGACCAAGGGCTTCGAGCCCGGCAGCGGCCGCTTCCTGCACGAAGTCGCGGAAGAAGTGCTCGGCGCCGACGTGCCGCTGGCCGTGGTCACCGGCCCGTCGTTCGCGAAGGAAGTCGCGCAAGGCCTGCCGACCGCGTTGACCGTGCATTCCGATAATGCCGACTTCGCCCAGGCCGTGGCCGATGCGCTGCACGGCCCGGCGTTCCGCGCTTACACCGGCGACGACATGCTCGGCGCCGAACTCGGCGGCGCGATGAAGAACGTGCTCGCGGTCGCCACCGGCGTCGCCGACGGCATGCAGCTCGGCCTCAATGCGCGCGCCGGCCTCATCACCCGCGGCCTCAACGAAATGCTGCGCCTCAACCAGGCCATCGGCGGCCAGCCGGAAACCTTGATGGGTCTGGCCGGGCTCGGCGATCTGGTGCTGACCTGCACCGGCGATCTGTCTCGCAACCGTCGCCTGGGTCTGGCGCTCGGACGCGGCCAGTCGATCGAAGACGCGGTGCGCGAAATCGGCCAGGTCGTCGAATCGGTGCAGACCGCCGACGAAGTCATGCGCCAGGCCGAACGCCACGGCATCGAACTGCCGATCTCCAACGCGGTGCGCGCCGTGCTGCACGGTGAGATCACCCCGTCCGACGGCCTGCGCAAGCTGCTTTCGCGCGAACAAAAGCCCGAGTATCCGACCGACCTGTTCGGTTGAGCCGCCTCACCTGGCTTTCTTCCTGCCGTGACCGGCCGCGCCGGCATGGCCGGCCATGCCTCGCCTGAACAAGCGCAAGCGCGCGTTTTTGCGCCGGTTTGTCTGGTTTGCCGCGGCCGGTCCCCTGGGCAACGCGCAGGACAACGCCATCTTTCAGGCGATCCGCGCCAAGGCGCCGGGCGACGTGCCCGATGCGGCGGTGGCCTATGCCGTGCTCAAGGCGCAGCAGGATGCCGGCGTGGCCAAGCCGGGCGACATCGGCGAGGTCGCGGTGCGCGACGGCAAGTTGTTCGTCGCCGGACAAACTCCGGGCTTCCTCGCCGCGGTGGACATGAAGCAGCCGATTCCGGCGCCGGCCGAAGTCGATACCCAACTGGCCGCGCATCGTCAGGCGCAGGCGCCGCAGCTTGCGCAGCAAGCGCAGGATCAGCAGCAACAGCAGACCTCGCAGCCCTCCTTCTCCAGGGCCTGAGCGCGACCGGCGCGGCGAGCCGCGCCGCCTTCGCGAGCTTCGCGCAA is a genomic window containing:
- a CDS encoding rhodanese-like domain-containing protein, which codes for MSFDELLAFAGRHMYLSLGLVGLTVALIYTEVASLFRGYKALRPAELTALINRDNALVIDLSASGEFEKGHIAGSRSVQISQFDPESKLLANAKQLPVVAVCRTGQASADAAKRLKKAGFEQVYWLEGGIQAWQQAELPLVKGRN
- the secB gene encoding protein-export chaperone SecB, with the protein product MSEENVNGATAPAEAATGPAFTVEKIYVKDVSFEVPNAPAVFAEAAQPQLQLNLSQNVQRVGDNAYEVVLGVTLTCTANDKPMYLAEVKQAGVFGLIGFDGQTLDAMLGTHCPNVLYPYARQLVSDLIQAGGFPPFFLQPINFDALYAEGLRQRGQNGESLADAETAGNA
- a CDS encoding NAD(P)H-dependent glycerol-3-phosphate dehydrogenase, coding for MSSQTTTPSKPRIAVLGAGSWGTALAALIARHGHPTVLWGRDADGAAAIDTRHENPRYLPGIALPESLRATTDLATALKDADLVLVVVPSHAFAQTLRMLAPYRPAHAGVAWATKGFEPGSGRFLHEVAEEVLGADVPLAVVTGPSFAKEVAQGLPTALTVHSDNADFAQAVADALHGPAFRAYTGDDMLGAELGGAMKNVLAVATGVADGMQLGLNARAGLITRGLNEMLRLNQAIGGQPETLMGLAGLGDLVLTCTGDLSRNRRLGLALGRGQSIEDAVREIGQVVESVQTADEVMRQAERHGIELPISNAVRAVLHGEITPSDGLRKLLSREQKPEYPTDLFG